One segment of Candidatus Latescibacterota bacterium DNA contains the following:
- a CDS encoding ribosome maturation factor RimP gives MDRDQHLTSLIEKELGELGFELVRLDISSGGRKKILRLFVDREDGGVSINDCVKLAKTLGLVLEAEEIFSSPYNLEVSSPGINRLLSKPAHFKRFEGREVRVEYSSSEKGKDIVIGILKDVDEDSFIVDDGGNETAVEFKNIIKARLHGEKWEISRKKKQGR, from the coding sequence ATGGATAGGGATCAGCACCTTACTTCCCTTATCGAGAAAGAGCTGGGCGAGCTGGGGTTTGAGCTAGTCAGGCTGGATATATCCTCGGGGGGAAGAAAAAAGATTCTCAGGCTCTTTGTAGACCGCGAGGATGGAGGAGTCTCGATCAACGACTGTGTGAAGTTGGCCAAGACCCTCGGCCTGGTACTTGAAGCTGAAGAGATCTTCAGCAGCCCATATAATCTCGAGGTCTCATCGCCCGGTATTAACAGGCTTCTTTCGAAGCCGGCTCATTTCAAACGGTTCGAGGGCCGTGAAGTGAGGGTCGAGTATTCGAGCAGTGAAAAGGGTAAGGACATAGTGATCGGTATTTTGAAGGACGTTGATGAAGATTCTTTTATAGTCGATGATGGTGGGAATGAGACTGCCGTAGAGTTCAAGAATATCATAAAAGCCCGCCTGCATGGTGAAAAGTGGGAGATCAGCAGGAAGAAAAAACAGGGCAGATAG
- a CDS encoding M28 family peptidase, with product MRLLSSSFNRGNVSGRGAVSRKGVFPAFLSAVVFLAFTAGSCGSGETPEFDGEKAFLFIEEQCDIGYRYPGSPGHRELQRYLADRLDEYGANLSLQPFTGILTTGDTLRNLVNIIGNYNMDSRKRIMLGAHFDTRPVSDMDPDPANRATPVMGANDGASGVAVLLEIARVLQTHKPPVGVDIILFDAEDYGDAGIPQDFCLGSAWFARNLKGYRPMAVIIVDMIGDSDLRIPVEGYSLSASPRLVDEVYSIAERLGYKQFTRDRGPTIVDDHLPLIQAGLRAIDLIDFDYRYWHTIEDTPDKCSPASLQAVGDVLLEYIWQQE from the coding sequence ATGCGACTGCTGAGTTCAAGTTTTAATAGAGGAAATGTTTCTGGACGAGGGGCTGTTTCGCGTAAAGGAGTCTTTCCGGCATTTCTGTCGGCGGTAGTGTTTCTTGCGTTTACTGCGGGCTCATGCGGGAGCGGAGAGACGCCGGAATTCGACGGGGAGAAGGCTTTCCTATTTATCGAGGAGCAGTGTGATATCGGATACCGATATCCCGGTAGCCCGGGGCACAGGGAACTTCAGAGGTATCTGGCCGATCGGCTGGATGAATATGGAGCCAACCTGTCGCTGCAGCCTTTTACCGGTATTCTGACTACGGGCGACACTTTGCGGAATCTGGTCAATATTATCGGTAACTATAATATGGATTCCCGCAAGAGGATCATGCTAGGGGCCCATTTTGATACGCGACCGGTTTCCGATATGGATCCCGATCCGGCAAACAGGGCGACACCTGTGATGGGAGCAAACGATGGGGCCAGCGGTGTCGCGGTCCTGCTTGAGATCGCGAGAGTGCTGCAGACGCACAAGCCTCCTGTCGGGGTCGATATAATCCTTTTCGACGCGGAAGACTACGGGGATGCAGGCATTCCCCAGGATTTCTGCCTTGGTTCCGCCTGGTTCGCCCGAAACCTGAAAGGGTACAGGCCGATGGCGGTCATCATTGTCGATATGATCGGGGATTCTGACCTGAGAATACCTGTTGAGGGCTATTCCCTGTCAGCCTCGCCCAGGCTTGTCGATGAAGTGTACTCCATAGCGGAACGACTCGGTTATAAACAGTTTACCAGGGACAGGGGGCCGACGATCGTCGACGATCACCTCCCTCTTATCCAGGCCGGGCTCAGGGCGATAGATCTGATCGATTTCGACTACAGGTACTGGCATACGATCGAGGATACACCCGACAAGTGTTCGCCGGCCAGCCTTCAGGCGGTCGGGGATGTCCTGCTGGAATACATCTGGCAGCAGGAGTAA
- the nusA gene encoding transcription termination factor NusA, which yields MNSGFIEAFSQIIRVKRVDKNTLIETIKISLISAARRKHGQESDIKVHIDEAKGQIEIFRVFQVVKEVEDEATELLLADAKEIDPDAKVGEEVSEELSVEEFGRNAVQTAKQVLTQKVREAERDRIYEDYKDKIGVIVNGTVRQIDRGSILVNLGRAEAYLPLREQIRKERYNQGDTLRACVMEADREARGPQIILSRTSNQFLQKLFEQEVPEIFDGDVEIKKIAREPGGRSKIAVHSRSDKVDAVGSCVGMKGSRVQAVVNELHGEKIDIVNWSDNSSEFVSRALAPAKVSALRFNEFENEALAIVDEDQLSLAIGRDGQNVRLASKLTGWKINLTTVKEVERRDRLEQRLQMDISEMYGVSDKLAVKLKSIGILTVQKLHKTSLDELLELEGIGAKTAERLKAMSSETMEELNSALETLLKKEKEEEAAEDIQLFDENALAPEVEKPEEEAKLTEADIFGDATDDDSSEEAAADESTEDEDVSITFDETDDVGDDDDSDDEAGLKDDAENDVVEDDADAEASEDPIEIAPGDADGGPGDEDIKKTDTGISGDGTTDGDDEPED from the coding sequence ATGAATTCGGGATTTATTGAAGCGTTTTCGCAGATTATCAGAGTCAAGAGGGTCGACAAGAATACCCTTATCGAGACGATCAAGATCAGTCTTATATCGGCGGCCAGGCGAAAGCACGGCCAGGAATCCGATATCAAGGTCCATATTGATGAGGCGAAGGGTCAGATAGAGATCTTTCGTGTCTTCCAGGTAGTCAAGGAAGTCGAGGATGAAGCGACGGAACTTCTGCTAGCGGACGCTAAAGAGATCGATCCCGATGCCAAGGTCGGGGAAGAAGTAAGCGAGGAACTCTCGGTCGAGGAGTTCGGCCGGAACGCTGTACAGACCGCCAAACAGGTTCTCACTCAAAAAGTACGCGAGGCCGAAAGAGACAGGATATACGAGGATTATAAGGATAAGATAGGTGTCATAGTAAACGGCACGGTCCGCCAGATAGACCGGGGCAGCATCCTTGTCAACCTCGGCAGGGCCGAAGCATATCTGCCTCTACGCGAGCAGATCCGGAAGGAAAGATATAATCAGGGAGATACCCTTCGAGCCTGTGTCATGGAAGCCGACAGGGAAGCGAGGGGTCCGCAGATAATCCTTTCCAGGACGAGTAACCAGTTTCTTCAGAAACTGTTTGAGCAGGAAGTGCCCGAGATATTCGACGGTGATGTGGAGATCAAAAAGATAGCCAGGGAACCGGGTGGCCGTTCCAAGATAGCGGTCCATTCACGAAGCGACAAGGTCGATGCAGTCGGATCCTGTGTGGGGATGAAAGGTTCGAGAGTGCAGGCGGTCGTCAACGAGCTTCATGGCGAAAAAATAGATATAGTAAACTGGAGTGATAACTCTTCGGAATTCGTATCGAGAGCGCTGGCACCGGCGAAGGTGTCGGCCCTCAGGTTCAACGAGTTCGAGAACGAGGCTCTTGCTATTGTCGATGAAGACCAACTTTCCCTCGCTATCGGAAGGGATGGGCAGAATGTGCGGTTGGCGTCGAAGTTGACTGGATGGAAGATCAACCTTACAACCGTCAAGGAAGTCGAAAGAAGAGACAGGCTCGAGCAGAGGCTTCAGATGGATATCTCCGAGATGTACGGAGTCAGTGACAAGCTGGCCGTCAAATTGAAGAGTATCGGTATTTTGACCGTGCAGAAGCTTCACAAGACTTCTCTTGATGAACTGCTGGAGCTCGAAGGAATCGGAGCCAAGACTGCCGAGAGGCTTAAAGCGATGTCTTCTGAAACTATGGAAGAGCTAAACAGTGCTCTTGAGACACTTCTCAAAAAAGAGAAAGAGGAGGAGGCTGCTGAAGATATACAGCTCTTCGATGAGAATGCTCTTGCGCCAGAGGTTGAGAAGCCGGAAGAGGAAGCCAAGCTTACTGAAGCAGATATTTTCGGGGATGCGACCGATGACGATTCTTCTGAGGAAGCCGCTGCTGATGAGTCGACGGAAGACGAAGATGTTTCGATCACCTTCGATGAGACGGATGATGTCGGCGATGATGATGACTCCGATGATGAAGCCGGGCTGAAGGATGATGCGGAGAACGATGTAGTAGAAGATGATGCTGATGCAGAAGCATCAGAAGACCCTATAGAGATCGCACCGGGTGATGCCGATGGCGGACCCGGCGATGAAGATATTAAGAAAACTGATACCGGTATCTCAGGTGATGGCACGACTGACGGGGATGACGAGCCGGAAGATTGA
- the infB gene encoding translation initiation factor IF-2 codes for MAKVRVYELAKKYEISSEALRKILVKEGITVKSHMSTVEDRVEILIQQHLNRIKNQASAKVKRKERQQRPAKTEKKHRSRKPKKAERKEADQQAVKDSVKRTLAKLEVTRKSKRRKRKDEVVETKVEEALIKLPEFSSVADLAQHLDEDPAEVIQKCVELEMMVSINQRLDSDAIEMIADEYGYKVKFVTSYGQDILVETKEVQPERLVGRSPVVTIMGHVDHGKTSLLDNIRHSNVIAGEKGGITQHIGAYSVEINDRLITFIDTPGHEAFTAMRARGAQATDIVIIVVAADDGVMPQTMEAINHARAADVPIIIAINKIDLPNADLEKVKSGLIQQNIVLEEYGGNVMCAEISAKNDIGIEKLLEMILLQSEMMELKADPESQCRGTVLESKKEEGRGVVCTILIQQGTLNVGDIFVTGNHFGRVRALMNERGKKIENAPPSTPAVVLGCSGVPQAGDAFIQVEEERTAKEIATKRQQFSREMERRTSQTMSLEELYEQIQEGVAAELNLIIRADTDGSIEALSASLVDLSTDEVKVNVILKGVGIISESDVLLASASNAVVLGFHINVTPEAARLAGNEKVDIRFYDVIYQAIDDVKAAMSGLLEPDIVEVELGEVEVRQVFRVSKIGTIAGSYVKSGMVKRGALVRVRREGEIIYKGTVNSLKRFKDDAKEVQAGFECGVGVSGFEDLIEGDLLEIYLEEKHIRTID; via the coding sequence TTGGCAAAGGTCCGTGTTTACGAGCTTGCTAAAAAGTATGAGATCTCCAGTGAGGCTCTGAGAAAGATCCTCGTCAAGGAAGGTATTACTGTAAAGAGTCATATGAGTACGGTCGAAGACCGTGTGGAGATTCTTATTCAGCAGCACCTGAACCGGATCAAGAACCAGGCTTCGGCCAAGGTCAAAAGGAAGGAACGCCAGCAGAGGCCGGCAAAGACCGAGAAGAAGCATCGCTCCAGGAAGCCCAAAAAGGCTGAAAGGAAAGAAGCGGACCAGCAGGCGGTCAAGGATAGCGTAAAGAGGACACTGGCTAAACTCGAGGTCACCCGTAAGTCGAAGAGGCGTAAACGCAAGGATGAGGTCGTTGAGACTAAAGTGGAAGAGGCTCTTATCAAGCTTCCCGAGTTTTCGAGCGTTGCCGATCTTGCGCAGCACCTTGATGAGGATCCTGCAGAGGTCATTCAGAAGTGCGTCGAGCTGGAGATGATGGTGTCGATCAACCAGAGACTCGATTCAGACGCTATCGAAATGATAGCTGACGAATATGGTTACAAGGTGAAATTCGTCACCTCCTACGGCCAGGATATTCTGGTTGAGACGAAAGAGGTACAGCCTGAAAGACTCGTAGGGCGTTCGCCGGTCGTTACAATAATGGGGCATGTCGACCATGGTAAGACTTCCCTGCTGGACAACATCCGTCACAGTAATGTCATTGCCGGTGAAAAGGGCGGAATAACCCAGCATATAGGTGCTTATTCGGTTGAAATCAACGACCGTCTTATCACTTTTATCGATACACCTGGCCATGAGGCTTTTACCGCGATGCGGGCGAGAGGCGCACAGGCGACTGACATCGTTATCATTGTCGTCGCAGCAGACGATGGCGTAATGCCGCAGACCATGGAAGCGATAAACCACGCGAGGGCGGCTGACGTCCCGATCATTATAGCGATCAACAAGATCGATCTGCCGAACGCTGACCTGGAAAAGGTCAAAAGTGGACTTATCCAGCAGAACATCGTCCTTGAGGAGTACGGCGGTAATGTCATGTGCGCCGAGATATCGGCCAAGAACGATATCGGGATAGAGAAACTGCTCGAGATGATCCTTCTTCAGTCTGAGATGATGGAATTGAAAGCAGATCCGGAATCGCAGTGCAGGGGAACCGTGCTTGAATCGAAAAAAGAGGAAGGGCGTGGCGTTGTCTGTACCATTCTCATCCAGCAGGGCACTCTCAACGTGGGCGACATTTTTGTCACCGGCAATCACTTCGGCCGGGTAAGGGCTCTCATGAACGAGCGGGGCAAAAAGATCGAGAACGCGCCACCGTCAACACCAGCCGTAGTACTCGGATGTTCCGGTGTGCCCCAGGCCGGGGACGCATTCATCCAGGTGGAAGAAGAGAGGACTGCAAAGGAGATCGCGACGAAACGCCAGCAGTTCTCCCGTGAAATGGAGCGGAGGACCTCGCAGACGATGTCACTGGAAGAGCTTTACGAGCAGATTCAGGAAGGTGTCGCGGCGGAGCTCAACCTGATCATCAGGGCTGACACTGACGGTTCTATCGAGGCTCTCAGTGCCAGTCTGGTGGATCTCAGTACCGATGAAGTAAAGGTGAACGTGATCCTCAAGGGTGTCGGCATCATAAGCGAGAGCGATGTTCTTCTCGCCTCAGCAAGTAATGCCGTTGTCCTGGGATTCCATATAAATGTCACTCCTGAAGCGGCCAGACTTGCGGGCAATGAGAAAGTCGATATCCGTTTCTATGACGTGATTTATCAGGCTATCGATGACGTCAAAGCAGCGATGTCGGGACTTCTCGAACCCGATATCGTGGAAGTCGAGCTCGGCGAAGTCGAAGTCCGCCAGGTATTCAGGGTTTCCAAGATCGGGACCATCGCAGGTTCATATGTAAAGTCTGGAATGGTCAAGCGCGGAGCCCTGGTCAGGGTCCGTCGTGAAGGAGAGATCATCTATAAGGGTACGGTGAATTCGCTCAAGCGTTTCAAGGATGACGCGAAGGAAGTCCAGGCGGGCTTCGAGTGCGGCGTCGGTGTGAGCGGCTTCGAGGACCTTATAGAGGGGGATCTCCTGGAGATATACCTGGAAGAGAAACATATCAGGACAATCGATTAA
- the rpsO gene encoding 30S ribosomal protein S15, translating to MALQKDLKKEVIEKHRMHNLDSGSPEVQIALLTERINVLTGHFRIHKKDFASRRGLLKMVGRRRKLLDYLKKNRIEKYRSLIKELNLRK from the coding sequence ATGGCACTGCAAAAGGATTTAAAGAAGGAAGTTATTGAGAAGCATAGGATGCATAATCTGGATTCGGGTTCCCCGGAAGTCCAGATCGCGCTTCTCACCGAGCGCATCAATGTCCTCACTGGACATTTCAGGATCCACAAGAAAGATTTCGCTTCAAGACGGGGACTTCTCAAGATGGTAGGTCGTCGCCGCAAGCTTCTGGATTATCTCAAGAAGAACAGAATCGAGAAATATCGCAGTCTTATCAAGGAATTGAATCTCAGGAAATAG
- the pnp gene encoding polyribonucleotide nucleotidyltransferase, which produces MISKKMTVEGKEFFFETGRMARQADGSVLLGEEGTTVLVTAVASKGAESDRGFFPLFVEYREKFYAAGKIPGGFFKREGRPSERETLSCRLIDRPIRPLFPDGFMYEVQVACTVLSSDTEHQADVLGIIGASIALNLSDIPFEGVISGVRVGMKDGAFTLNPTFEEVEEAGFELVIAGSDEAIIMVEGESGEVSESKIMEALDYGHEHIRKFNAFQREFLAECEIPAKREFTKKEVNEELKAKVIEQYKSKMDSACRLIGKHIRDNAIGALVTEAIEAHAEEYPESGKEIKNFMHDIEKDLVRSMILDEGVRTDGRKKDEVRDITCEIGILPRTHGSALFTRGETQSLVVVTLGTSQDEQRIDGLIGESWKKYMLHYNFPPYSVGEVGFFRGPGRREIGHGHLAERSLGPVLPADDVFPYTIRVVSDIMESNGSSSMATVCGGSLSLMDAGVPITKPVAGVAMGMVMEGDKFAVLTDILGLEDHLGDMDFKVTGTSDGITGFQMDVKISGISRAVMEEALEQARKARLHILDIMGKTISEAKSEISPYAPKIVQIKIAVDKIREIIGPGGKMIRHIQDTTGAKIDIDDDGTVAIAAVDQASGDAALEMINNITAEAELDKVYKGTVKSIVTFGAFVEILPGKDGLLHISEIDRKRIDRVEDVLELGQELEVKVIGIDREGKIRLSRKVLL; this is translated from the coding sequence ATGATTAGCAAGAAAATGACAGTCGAAGGGAAAGAGTTCTTTTTCGAGACTGGAAGGATGGCCAGGCAGGCGGACGGTTCAGTCCTTCTTGGCGAGGAAGGAACTACGGTACTGGTTACCGCGGTCGCTTCCAAAGGTGCGGAGAGTGACAGGGGATTCTTCCCGCTCTTCGTCGAATACAGAGAAAAATTCTATGCGGCCGGGAAGATCCCCGGGGGCTTTTTCAAAAGAGAAGGACGCCCGAGTGAGAGGGAGACTCTCAGCTGCAGGCTTATCGACAGGCCGATAAGGCCCCTTTTCCCCGACGGGTTCATGTACGAAGTACAGGTTGCCTGTACCGTACTGAGCAGTGACACGGAGCATCAGGCGGACGTTCTTGGGATCATCGGCGCGTCGATAGCGCTCAATCTCTCGGACATACCCTTCGAAGGCGTTATCAGTGGTGTCCGTGTGGGAATGAAAGATGGTGCTTTCACGCTCAACCCGACCTTCGAGGAAGTCGAAGAGGCCGGGTTCGAACTGGTGATAGCCGGTTCCGACGAAGCCATCATCATGGTCGAAGGTGAATCCGGTGAAGTGTCTGAATCGAAGATAATGGAGGCCCTTGACTACGGTCATGAGCATATCAGGAAATTCAATGCCTTTCAGCGTGAATTCCTCGCCGAGTGTGAGATTCCTGCCAAGAGGGAATTCACCAAAAAAGAAGTGAATGAGGAACTGAAGGCGAAAGTGATTGAGCAGTATAAGTCCAAAATGGACAGTGCATGCAGGCTCATTGGAAAGCATATCAGGGATAACGCTATCGGGGCGCTCGTCACCGAAGCTATCGAAGCCCATGCAGAAGAATATCCTGAATCCGGCAAAGAGATCAAGAATTTCATGCATGATATCGAGAAGGACCTCGTTAGAAGCATGATCCTCGATGAGGGTGTCAGGACCGATGGAAGGAAAAAGGACGAAGTCAGGGATATCACCTGTGAGATCGGTATTCTTCCAAGGACCCACGGCAGTGCCCTGTTTACCAGGGGAGAGACTCAGAGTCTCGTTGTGGTAACGCTCGGGACTTCCCAGGATGAGCAGAGGATAGACGGGCTCATCGGTGAGTCGTGGAAAAAATATATGCTCCACTACAACTTCCCTCCGTACAGTGTGGGAGAAGTCGGATTCTTCCGCGGCCCCGGTCGCAGGGAGATAGGACACGGACATCTCGCTGAGAGGTCTCTTGGGCCGGTCCTGCCTGCCGATGATGTATTCCCTTATACCATCAGGGTCGTATCCGACATCATGGAATCGAACGGTTCGAGTTCGATGGCCACGGTATGCGGAGGCAGTCTTTCGCTGATGGACGCGGGAGTGCCCATAACCAAACCGGTCGCCGGTGTTGCGATGGGTATGGTAATGGAAGGCGATAAGTTTGCTGTCCTCACCGATATCCTCGGTCTCGAGGATCACCTCGGTGACATGGACTTCAAGGTGACTGGCACCAGTGACGGGATCACCGGTTTCCAGATGGACGTCAAGATATCAGGTATCTCCAGGGCGGTTATGGAAGAGGCTCTTGAGCAGGCTCGCAAGGCCAGGCTCCATATCCTCGACATCATGGGTAAAACGATTTCCGAAGCTAAAAGCGAGATATCGCCCTACGCACCTAAGATAGTCCAGATAAAGATCGCGGTAGACAAGATCAGAGAGATCATAGGCCCTGGGGGCAAGATGATCAGACATATCCAGGACACTACCGGCGCGAAGATCGATATCGATGACGATGGCACCGTTGCTATCGCTGCTGTCGACCAGGCTTCTGGAGACGCGGCTCTCGAGATGATCAACAATATCACGGCCGAGGCAGAACTCGACAAGGTATACAAGGGAACGGTAAAGAGTATCGTTACCTTTGGCGCTTTTGTCGAGATCCTTCCAGGCAAGGACGGTCTGCTGCATATTTCAGAGATCGACAGAAAACGTATCGACAGGGTCGAGGACGTTCTGGAACTCGGGCAGGAACTCGAGGTCAAGGTCATAGGGATCGACAGGGAAGGTAAGATCAGGCTGAGCCGAAAGGTCCTTCTCTAG
- a CDS encoding DUF503 domain-containing protein, producing the protein MLVACLRIQLHLPGCKSLKEKRFVLNSLKDRLRSRFNLALCETDYQDKWQRSALAIVTIAGSRKGVDKSVQAITTFLERQERAVLIECDKEFY; encoded by the coding sequence ATGCTCGTCGCCTGCCTTCGGATCCAGTTGCACCTGCCGGGTTGTAAATCCCTGAAGGAAAAGAGATTTGTCTTAAACAGTCTCAAGGACAGACTCCGTTCCAGGTTCAATCTGGCCCTGTGCGAGACGGATTACCAGGACAAGTGGCAGAGAAGCGCTCTCGCCATCGTGACCATAGCCGGGAGCAGAAAAGGGGTCGACAAGTCGGTTCAGGCGATAACGACATTTCTGGAACGCCAGGAGAGAGCCGTATTGATCGAATGTGACAAAGAGTTCTATTGA
- the truB gene encoding tRNA pseudouridine(55) synthase TruB, whose product MEELGAGWSRFNNKVIAVNKSAGLSTFDVIRRFRKIIRVKKIGHSGTLDPLATGLVLLLTGSATKLSGYLMELPKKYIADIKLGEATDTQDAEGTIVRTGEWENTREEDITAALAGLAGLRKQTPPMFSALKHRGLPLYALAREGKEVAREPREVNTYSIRLLECDLPVFRIEVHCSKGMYVRVLAEEIGDALGVPAHLHRLVRTEIGHFHLDDAIDDDSLEQLLEMENPGTGLSEALQHLPQVELDDDQEKGLMNGIAPCIVSGLPVAGSLVRLILSDGRLGAIAEAEPAGLVQLKKVFAAAGQDSGGNQ is encoded by the coding sequence ATGGAAGAGCTGGGAGCAGGCTGGAGCAGATTTAACAATAAGGTCATTGCAGTAAACAAGTCAGCCGGGCTATCGACATTCGACGTGATCCGCAGATTCAGGAAGATAATCAGGGTAAAAAAAATCGGTCATTCCGGGACGCTGGATCCTCTGGCGACCGGGTTGGTCCTTCTACTGACCGGGTCGGCGACGAAGCTCTCAGGATATCTTATGGAACTACCAAAGAAATATATCGCGGATATCAAGCTCGGCGAGGCGACCGACACACAGGACGCTGAAGGAACTATAGTCCGTACCGGTGAGTGGGAAAATACAAGAGAAGAAGATATTACTGCAGCCCTGGCTGGATTAGCCGGACTGAGAAAACAGACACCTCCGATGTTCTCGGCCCTGAAGCACAGGGGGCTCCCACTTTATGCTCTTGCCCGGGAGGGAAAGGAAGTGGCTCGTGAGCCACGAGAAGTCAATACATATTCCATAAGACTTCTCGAATGTGATCTACCCGTCTTCAGGATAGAGGTCCATTGCTCGAAGGGGATGTATGTGAGGGTGCTGGCGGAGGAGATCGGTGACGCGCTGGGTGTCCCTGCGCATCTTCACCGTCTTGTCAGGACCGAGATAGGACATTTTCATCTGGACGATGCGATAGATGACGACTCTCTTGAACAGCTGCTCGAAATGGAAAATCCGGGTACAGGACTTTCCGAGGCTTTGCAGCATCTTCCGCAGGTGGAACTTGACGATGATCAGGAAAAAGGTCTGATGAACGGCATAGCTCCCTGTATTGTGTCGGGGCTCCCAGTCGCGGGAAGCCTTGTCCGCCTGATCCTGTCTGATGGGCGGTTGGGAGCGATCGCGGAGGCCGAGCCTGCCGGGCTGGTCCAGTTAAAAAAGGTATTTGCCGCGGCTGGACAGGATAGTGGCGGCAATCAGTGA
- the rbfA gene encoding 30S ribosome-binding factor RbfA, with protein sequence MEEKYKARIEETIHQLVAEMLFKRVKDPRVANVSVLRVAAARDYSVAKIYYNIIGGSDDLENVSRGLESCRGFMRGIIKKHIRLRVIPELIFIYDSSLDRAMALEEIINKIHEDDEVGDSDPAGGGEESVEETDGEDGDDSRDL encoded by the coding sequence ATGGAAGAAAAATACAAGGCAAGGATCGAGGAGACTATCCATCAGCTCGTTGCCGAAATGCTGTTCAAGCGCGTGAAGGATCCCAGGGTGGCGAACGTGTCGGTCCTGCGGGTTGCGGCCGCGCGGGATTATTCTGTGGCGAAGATCTATTACAATATTATCGGGGGAAGCGATGATCTCGAGAATGTGAGCCGTGGGCTGGAGAGCTGCCGGGGTTTCATGCGGGGGATCATCAAGAAACATATCAGGCTCAGAGTGATCCCTGAACTGATATTCATATATGATTCGTCGCTTGACAGGGCCATGGCATTAGAGGAAATTATCAACAAGATCCATGAAGATGATGAAGTCGGGGATAGTGACCCGGCCGGTGGCGGAGAAGAATCAGTTGAAGAGACTGATGGAGAGGATGGGGATGACAGCCGAGACCTGTAA
- a CDS encoding bifunctional riboflavin kinase/FAD synthetase, translating to MAEILTSAQIEDGRIGDSVVSIGVFDGVHIGHQKVIESLQKAKVESGANVSVLMTFDRHPLSVTHPERQPRLLTTLKEKLSILSELDVDIILVEEFTSALAAIDYRDFIETRLLRRLGMKHLVIGYDFHLGRGREGNQQNIAAEGKKTGYGFSVVSPVVVRGRAVSSTRIRKNIEARKLHVAARLLTRPYFFDADVVHGEGIGRELKFPTANATVSHSEKLLPPTGVYAVNVETPSGISGGMMNVGAAPTIRHDGVERIEVHLFDFDGNLYGERIRICCLDYLREEKEFDGRDELRAQLKRDRDCVRSILEKKY from the coding sequence ATGGCCGAGATATTGACAAGCGCACAGATCGAAGATGGAAGAATCGGTGATTCGGTTGTCTCCATTGGCGTCTTTGATGGTGTCCATATCGGACATCAGAAAGTGATCGAATCCCTTCAAAAGGCAAAGGTGGAGTCCGGAGCAAATGTCTCCGTGCTGATGACCTTCGACAGGCACCCCCTGAGTGTGACACATCCCGAGAGACAGCCGAGACTCCTTACAACGCTGAAGGAGAAGTTGTCCATTCTTTCGGAGTTGGATGTCGACATCATCCTGGTCGAGGAGTTTACTTCCGCTCTTGCCGCCATCGATTACAGGGATTTTATAGAAACAAGGCTTCTGCGGCGTCTTGGAATGAAACATCTTGTGATCGGGTATGATTTTCATCTCGGCAGGGGCAGGGAGGGAAACCAGCAGAATATAGCGGCCGAGGGGAAGAAAACGGGATATGGATTTTCGGTCGTATCGCCGGTGGTCGTGCGAGGGCGCGCTGTATCGAGTACAAGGATAAGAAAAAACATCGAGGCCAGGAAGCTTCATGTGGCTGCCAGGCTGCTTACCAGACCGTATTTCTTCGATGCCGATGTGGTCCATGGCGAGGGGATCGGCAGGGAGCTGAAGTTCCCCACAGCCAACGCCACAGTCTCGCATTCAGAAAAACTTCTGCCGCCGACTGGTGTATATGCCGTAAATGTCGAGACTCCATCAGGTATCTCGGGAGGCATGATGAATGTCGGTGCTGCTCCGACCATCAGACATGATGGTGTAGAGAGGATAGAGGTGCATCTGTTTGATTTCGATGGAAACCTCTACGGCGAGAGGATCAGGATTTGCTGTCTCGACTATCTGAGGGAAGAAAAAGAGTTTGATGGCAGGGATGAGCTTCGTGCCCAGCTCAAACGGGACAGGGATTGTGTCAGGTCAATACTGGAAAAGAAATATTGA